TTAACACAGGAATTTGAGTTTGCAAGCAGCATCGAATCACTGTTTTTACAGCCTCAACACCGGCACGATGCCCCTCTACCCTTAACAATCCACGATTTTGTGCCCAACGTCCGTTACCATCCATAATAATGGCAACATGTTGAGGTAGTATCTCATTCAAACTCATTCATCCAACATTCAAAATGGCTGATAGTCTAACCGCTTTAGCGTAAAATATTAAGTACTGGATGCAGCAGTCCCTTACTCAGCCATTTATCAGCGACTCCTCTGTCAAGTAAACTTCTAGGAAATATTAAAAAGCAGTATATAATTCTGTTTTTAAAATGAGGAAATTTTTGTCATGCTAAAAAACACACCACTCGTCCTAATTATTCTTGACGGCTGGGGCTATCGGGAAGAAATTACGCATAATGCCATAGCCCTGGCCGATACCCCACAATGGGATGAATGGTGGTCTGCCTATCCTCATATGTTACTTGATGCTTCTGGACATCAAGTTGGTTTGCCTGATGAACAAATGGGAAACTCGGAAGTTGGTCATATGCACATTGGAGCAGGACGTATTATTTCTCAGGATTTTACGCGTATTAATGAGGCAATCAGCAGCGGCGATTTCGCCAATAATAAAGTCTTTCTTAATGTGATTCAAAAGGTTCAACAACAAGGCAAGCGTTTACATGTAATGGGATTACTCTCTCCGGGTGGTGTACACAGCCATGAAGAACACTTATTTGCCTTTTTGTCCTTATGTCATCAACATAACTTCAATAAACTATGCCTGCATCTCTTTCTTGATGGTCGGGATACACCGCCACAAAGTGCTTTACAGAGTATTACACGGCTTAATCAACAACTGGAACAATATCCCGTTGCCAAAATAAGTTCTCTAACAGGACGATATTTTGCTATGGACCGAGATCAACGCTGGGAAAGAACAGCACCTGTCTATCGACTACTCACAGAAGGACAGAGTAATTTTCAATTTCCAACAGCAGAGGCTGCTATTCAGCATTTTTATTTAGAAAAAAAATGTGATGAATTTATTCCGCCAACCATTATTGGTGATACTTGTCTCATTGAAGAGGATGATTCTATTTTCTTCTTTAATTTTCGAGCAGATAGAGCGCGACAATTAACTCAAGCCTTCATTAATGATTCTTTTGAGGGCTTTGTGCGTACTCGCCAACCACATCTGGCTCATTTTATTACCATGACCCGCTATGCTAAAAATTTGCCAACGGAATGTGCTTTTCCTCCCCTACTATTAAATAACACACTGGGTGAGCTTATTGCCGATGCGGGCCTAAGCCAACTACGAATTGCTGAAACGGAGAAATATGCCCATGTGACCTTTTTCTTCAATGGGGGATCAGAGCATATCTTTGCTAATGAGGACAGAATTTTAATACCCTCTCCCCAGGTAGCCACCTATGATTTATTACCAGAAATGAGTGCACCCGAACTTACTCATGCTTTAGTCGATGCCATACACAGCGAAGCTTACGATGTAATTATTTGCAACTATGCCAATGCTGACATGGTAGGGCATACAGGCGACTTTGAGGCAACAGTAAAGGCAATTGAATGTTTGGACCGATGTCTGCATGATGTGGGCCAGGCTGTAGCCAAAAAAGAAGGCGCTTTGCTGATTACGGCAGATCATGGAAATGCAGAAGCCATGTTTGACGAAACGACTCATCAGGCTCATACCGCGCATACTTGCCAACCTGTTCCACTTCTTTTTGTTGGCGAAAAATGGCATTTTAATCGTCAGCAAGGTAGCTTAATTGATGTTGCTCCCACAATACTGACCTTATTAGGTCTGGAAAAACCTACTGAAATGACTGGCGAAGTTTTATTGGTGGAAAATGAATGACTTTACAGATTAAAAATTCTGCAGCACGGCACTGCCTCGTCTTACTTCTTTTTATAAATGCGGCATGGGCTGAAAATGCCGCTATCGTGCAAACAAAAACCAAACTAAAACAATTAGACAGCCAAATTCATCAATTAAAACAGACATTGGCAACCGCCACCGATAGACGAGGAGTATTAAATCAGGAACTGGCAGAAACAGAGAAGCAAATTGGTGAAGGAATACGAAAGCTGCGCTCGATTCAAAGTGATATGACTTCCAAGCAACAAAAAATTGTCATGCTGCAGCAACATCTTAATGCATTAAATAAACAATTGGCTGTTCAACAACAACTGTTGGCTACTCATGTAAGGACACGTTACAAAATGGGGCAATACGAACCACTCAAATGGATAATTAATCAAGATGAACCTTATGCCATCAGCCGCTTGTTAACATTTTATCAATACTTAATCCAGTCACGGCAAACCATTATTGACGAAATTGATGTGACCAAACGCAATATTACTCTTAATCAAAACGCATTGAAAACAGAGCTTATAGCACAACAACAATTACAAAAGGATTTAAATAACCATCAACAGCAACTTGAGCGTACAAAACATTATCATACTGCGGTTATTGAATCACTTAATAATGAAATTCAAACCAAACAGCATACTTTAGAGGAATATGAACATAACAAAGACAATCTCACTCGTTTGTTAAAAACACTGGCTTTACAAAGTATTATGCAAGCAAAAAAACCCTTCACC
This region of Legionella clemsonensis genomic DNA includes:
- the gpmI gene encoding 2,3-bisphosphoglycerate-independent phosphoglycerate mutase codes for the protein MLKNTPLVLIILDGWGYREEITHNAIALADTPQWDEWWSAYPHMLLDASGHQVGLPDEQMGNSEVGHMHIGAGRIISQDFTRINEAISSGDFANNKVFLNVIQKVQQQGKRLHVMGLLSPGGVHSHEEHLFAFLSLCHQHNFNKLCLHLFLDGRDTPPQSALQSITRLNQQLEQYPVAKISSLTGRYFAMDRDQRWERTAPVYRLLTEGQSNFQFPTAEAAIQHFYLEKKCDEFIPPTIIGDTCLIEEDDSIFFFNFRADRARQLTQAFINDSFEGFVRTRQPHLAHFITMTRYAKNLPTECAFPPLLLNNTLGELIADAGLSQLRIAETEKYAHVTFFFNGGSEHIFANEDRILIPSPQVATYDLLPEMSAPELTHALVDAIHSEAYDVIICNYANADMVGHTGDFEATVKAIECLDRCLHDVGQAVAKKEGALLITADHGNAEAMFDETTHQAHTAHTCQPVPLLFVGEKWHFNRQQGSLIDVAPTILTLLGLEKPTEMTGEVLLVENE
- a CDS encoding murein hydrolase activator EnvC family protein: MTLQIKNSAARHCLVLLLFINAAWAENAAIVQTKTKLKQLDSQIHQLKQTLATATDRRGVLNQELAETEKQIGEGIRKLRSIQSDMTSKQQKIVMLQQHLNALNKQLAVQQQLLATHVRTRYKMGQYEPLKWIINQDEPYAISRLLTFYQYLIQSRQTIIDEIDVTKRNITLNQNALKTELIAQQQLQKDLNNHQQQLERTKHYHTAVIESLNNEIQTKQHTLEEYEHNKDNLTRLLKTLALQSIMQAKKPFTQMRHKLPRPVTSNRSAYQKMNQGVTFFAAEGTPVTAVYPGKIVFSDWLNGYGLLLIIDHGQGFMTLYAHNQSLFKSKGSNVLQGEAIAAVGHSGGLKQNGLYFEVRHRGKAVPPLEWLS